The following proteins are co-located in the Sebastes umbrosus isolate fSebUmb1 chromosome 24, fSebUmb1.pri, whole genome shotgun sequence genome:
- the LOC119483987 gene encoding SLIT and NTRK-like protein 5: protein MHIWILKIILLIASSLRLVEMYDNYGEICRNLCTCEEKEGVLTVSCENRGIIRLTEISPVHFSVYHLLLTGNLLKKLSVNDFINYTGVTILHLGNNDISEIESGAFNGLQGLKRLHLNNNKIEVMRDDTFAGLETLEYLQIDYNYIINIEPSSLSKLHQLTVMILNDNLLSALPTNIFRNVPLTHLDLRGNRLKMFPYIGLLEHMDKVVELQLEENPWNCSCELIALKAWLESISYTALVGEVVCETPFRLHGRDLDEVSKQELCPRRPLEETNRPAPPSSTNGYYQTIPSAVTASATSSAVRYSTRPTKSTWRFNKTRAKPTPRISIPIIAIQTKSPVPLDCPSACTCNLQIAEIGLTVNCQERKIESISDLKPKPYNPKKIFLTGNYIPVVRRSDFVDAVGLDLLHLGNNRISLIHDRAFGDLTMLRRLYLNGNLMDRLTGEMFFGLQNLQYLYLEYNKIKEVEAGTFRYLPNLQLLFLNNNLLKTLPVGIFSSLTLSRLNLRSNSFQNLPVSGVLDQLKVLVQIDLFENPWDCSCDIVGMKIWLEQLSAGTMVNEVMCETPRRHTGTDVCTIQSEQLCPDYYDAYVSPTPPTEEPMDDRVVTTDAPQKFNNPSSTVPLSVLILSLLLVFIMSVFVAAGLFVVVMKKRKKSQSDRTSTNNSDVSSFNLQYSLYSNRSGPKVKAPVGHVYEYIPHPMGHMCKNPIYRSREGNTVEDYRDLHELKVTYRSTPDDERDSSTMRSPTYSVSTIEPRENPSPVPDADHFFRAILDHDKQPQHPSIPSIPAGANLEYKYTGPVSYTYNPNFDVRRQFLHPERIRETVLYGTAPSTVYVEPNRNEYLELKAKLQSEPDYLEVLEKQTTFSQF from the coding sequence ATGCATATCTGGATCCTAAAAATAATCCTTCTGATTGCATCATCTCTGAGGCTGGTCGAGATGTATGACAATTATGGGGAGATCTGCCGGAACCTGTGCACGTGCGAGGAGAAGGAAGGGGTCCTGACGGTGAGCTGCGAGAACCGGGGCATCATCCGGCTGACGGAGATCAGCCCCGTCCACTTCTCCGTGTACCATCTACTGCTGACGGGGAACCTCCTGAAGAAGCTGTCAGTCAACGATTTCATCAATTACACTGGGGTGACCATCCTGCACTTGGGGAACAATGACATCTCGGAGATAGAGTCGGGTGCCTTCAATGGACTCCAGGGATTAAAACGGTTGCACCTGAATAACAACAAGATAGAAGTCATGAGGGATGACACCTTTGCGGGACTGGAGACTTTGGAATACCTTCAGATTGATTATAACTACATCATCAATATAGAGCCCAGCTCCTTGAGCAAACTGCACCAACTGACGGTGATGATTTTGAACGACAACCTGCTCTCCGCCCTGCCCACCAACATCTTCCGGAATGTCCCCCTTACGCACTTggacctgagggggaaccgacTAAAGATGTTCCCCTACATCGGCCTCCTGGAGCACATGGACAAAGTCGTGGAATTACAACTTGAGGAGAACCCGTGGAATTGCTCCTGCGAGCTGATCGCTCTGAAGGCTTGGCTGGAGAGCATATCCTACACGGCTCTGGTGGGAGAGGTGGTGTGCGAGACGCCGTTCAGGCTCCACGGTAGGGACCTGGATGAGGTGTCGAAGCAGGAACTCTGCCCAAGAAGGCCCCTGGAAGAAACAAACAGGCCTGCACCACCTAGCAGCACCAATGGATATTACCAGACCATACCTAGTGCGGTCACCGCCTCCGCCACCTCCTCGGCTGTTAGGTACTCCACCAGGCCTACCAAGAGCACATGGCGATTTAACAAAACTAGGGCAAAGCCCACTCCCCGAATATCAATCCCCATAATCGCTATTCAGACCAAATCTCCTGTGCCTTTGGACTGCCCCTCTGCCTGTACGTGCAACCTGCAGATAGCTGAGATCGGGCTGACCGTCAACTGCCAAGAGAGAAAAATTGAAAGCATTTCTGATCTGAAACCCAAGCCATACAatcctaaaaaaatatttctcacTGGAAATTACATCCCTGTTGTGCGGAGATCAGATTTCGTGGACGCCGTTGGATTGGATTTGCTTCACCTGGGGAACAACAGGATAAGTCTGATCCACGACCGGGCTTTTGGGGATTTAACCATGCTGCGTAGGCTGTATTTAAACGGTAATCTCATGGACAGGCTTACAGGAGAGATGTTTTTTGGTTTGCAGAACTTGCAGTATCTTTATTTAGAGTACAACAAAATCAAGGAGGTCGAAGCGGGCACGTTCCGCTACCTCCCCAATCTCCAGCTGCTTTTCCTCAACAACAACCTCCTGAAAACCTTACCCGTGGGCATCTTTTCCAGCCTCACCCTGTCTAGGCTTAACCTGCGCAGCAACAGCTTCCAAAACCTGCCTGTGAGTGGCGTTTTAGATCAACTCAAAGTTCTGGTGCAGATAGATctgtttgagaacccctgggaCTGCTCCTGCGACATCGTGGGAATGAAGATATGGCTGGAGCAGCTCAGCGCGGGCACCATGGTGAACGAGGTCATGTGCGAGACGCCGAGGCGCCACACGGGAACGGACGTGTGCACTATCCAGTCGGAGCAGCTCTGCCCGGACTACTATGACGCTTACGTCTCGCCAACGCCCCCTACGGAGGAGCCCATGGACGACCGTGTTGTGACCACGGATGCCCCGCAGAAGTTCAACAACCCCAGCAGCACcgtccccctctctgtcctcatcCTCAGCCTCCTGCTCGTTTTCATCATGTCCGTCTTTGTGGCCGCAGGGCTCTTCGTTGTGGTGATGAAAAAGCGCAAAAAGTCCCAGAGCGACCGCACTAGCACCAACAACTCAGACGTCAGCTCTTTTAACTTGCAGTACAGCCTCTACAGCAATCGCTCCGGCCCAAAAGTGAAGGCCCCAGTCGGGCACGTCTACGAGTACATCCCCCATCCCATGGGGCACATGTGCAAAAACCCCATTTACAGGTCACGCGAAGGCAACACAGTGGAGGATTACCGTGACCTCCATGAGCTCAAGGTGACGTACAGGAGTACCCCGGATGACGAGAGGGATAGCAGTACGATGAGGAGCCCTACGTACAGCGTTAGCACCATCGAGCCACGTGAGAACCCCTCCCCTGTCCCGGATGCAGACCATTTCTTCAGAGCCATCCTTGATCACGATAAGCAGCCCCAACATCCTTCAATCCCGTCCATCCCGGCAGGCGCCAATTTAGAGTACAAGTACACAGGGCCTGTGTCGTACACGTACAACCCAAATTTTGATGTCAGACGTCAATTCTTGCACCCGGAGAGGATAAGAGAAACAGTGCTCTATGGCACGGCGCCCAGTACTGTTTATGTCGAGCCCAACAGAAACGAGTACTTGGAGCTAAAAGCTAAACTGCAGTCCGAGCCCGATTACCTCGAAGTTCTTGAGAAACAGACCACCTTTAGCCAGTTCTGA